In Cystobacter ferrugineus, one DNA window encodes the following:
- the uvrA gene encoding excinuclease ABC subunit UvrA produces MHKTHLVGARTHNLQSLSVDLAEGELVCLTGVSGSGKSSLALDTLYAEGQRRFVESFSPYARQFLERLERPPMDTLEPVAAGVAVDRRAPVKSSRSTVATLADVEAYLSALFTREAMPVCSACGVEAVRTDARVAAQAALAAEPDAPAVLTFPVRIADTADFIDARARLLKDGFHRLMVRGEVKELESLKPGEATDSAGVAYVVVDRVKLAPGQLGRVTAAVESAWAQSNGEAVAFTPAGPRRIRRGLVCPKCSREFEPARPGLFSYQSPTGACPTCRGFGRTIGIDWDKVIPNPNLSLAKGAIRPWSGKTSEWERKMLGNYARQHRIPMDVPWGQLTPEQRERVLQGEGDYDGGRVYPGVRAWFRWMESRTYKMHVRVLLSRYRAYTLCESCKGARLNEAALAWRVGGLDLAAWHGLELADARTRLESLRTHTGQGELVRRELAARLGYLSRVGLGYLTLDRPARTLSGGEAQRVSLTAALGTSLTGALFVLDEPTVGLHPADVGPLTGAMAELATRGNIALVIEHDPLVIRSAHRVLELGPGAGKHGGRLCFDGTPQALARREDLPTGRLLSGTEDVQRVPRARTGELRVRNAQAHNLQGVSVSVPLGVLCAITGPSGSGKSTLMDEVLYRHLARALGEKDAEVPGEADGVDGLEAIERVTFVDQSPLGRTSRGNAATYTKAWERLRDRFSSEPEAEARGLTPAHFSFNVDKGRCEACAGEGYETVEMQFLADVSLLCPVCRGRRFKEEVLAIRHHGWSVADVLEATVDEVLQRFEGDKVLARTLGPVSRLGLGYLKLGQPLSTLSGGEAQRLKLARALSSEAKGSLFLIDEPSAGLHDADVRQVLAALHELVDEGASVLVVDHDLVVMRGADWIIDLGPGGGRHGGLLVAEGTPEQVARGQGLTAAALRGELGTAAAPVKRGKDAAKAPAAIEVEHAREHNLQDVSCRIPLGKMTVVTGPSGSGKSSLVFDVVFAEGQRRFMETLTPYARQFLPSMPRPDVERIGGIPPSVALEQRTSRAGSTSTVATVTEVAHYLRLLFAKLGLPHCPNDGEPIAATTAEALYAQVLAMKGEGTLLAPAVRARKGTYLDVFTAAARAGIEKAFADGKDVSTDQPPQLVKTREHDIDLVMYQGRLAKLPREVFDKSLTWGKGALKVRTAGARETLLSSERTCPVCGFSVPEMDPRWFSFNTKQGRCEACEGTGVQGGPEAQAEGKTEPCRTCEGSRLEPVPRAVRLEGSRYHEVVQQSVTAALAQVREWKFRGDQVLLGEPSRQELLRRLEFLDRVGLGYLSLDRNAATLSGGEMQRLRLSAQLGAGLTGAMYVLDEPTIGLHPRDTHRLLNNLRSLVQTGSTVLVVEHDTDTIRAADHLIELGPTGGRGGGRILAEGPPDQVLQNEEAPTARALREPAVQAAVPRGEPERWIELKGATAHNLKGVDLRIPVGRLTVVSGVSGSGKSTLVRQVLYPALREKLGLVTARPGAFKSLTGVEAIRRVMAVDQSPIGRTPRSVPATFLGLWDELRRAFAATPEAKVRGFGPTRFSFNSTSGGRCTACEGQGAISHEMSFLPDVVTPCEVCGGARFDAATLEVRYHGLTIGDALRLSADEAKDVFHALPKVAAPLTCLSDLGVGYLQLGQGSNTLSGGEAQRLKLAAELTASTRHEPTLYVLDEPTTGLHLGDVSKLIAFLHRLVDRGDTLVVIEHHPSVIASADYVVELGPEGGEEGGTRVAEGTPREVSRLKTATGRVLRSVFSADEPFRKAARGR; encoded by the coding sequence ATGCACAAGACACACCTCGTCGGCGCCCGCACCCACAACCTTCAATCACTCTCCGTGGATCTCGCGGAAGGCGAGTTGGTGTGTCTCACGGGAGTCTCGGGTTCCGGGAAATCCAGCCTGGCGCTCGACACCCTGTACGCCGAGGGGCAACGCCGCTTCGTCGAGAGTTTCAGCCCCTATGCCCGCCAGTTCCTCGAGCGGCTGGAGCGGCCCCCGATGGACACGCTGGAGCCCGTGGCCGCCGGGGTGGCGGTGGACCGGCGCGCGCCGGTGAAGAGCTCTCGCTCCACCGTGGCCACGCTCGCCGACGTGGAGGCCTACCTGTCGGCGCTCTTCACGCGCGAGGCGATGCCGGTGTGCTCCGCGTGTGGGGTGGAGGCGGTGCGCACCGACGCGCGCGTGGCCGCCCAGGCCGCGCTCGCCGCCGAGCCCGACGCCCCGGCGGTGCTGACCTTCCCGGTGCGCATCGCGGACACCGCGGACTTCATCGACGCGCGGGCCCGGCTGCTCAAGGACGGTTTCCACCGGCTGATGGTGCGCGGCGAGGTGAAGGAGCTGGAGTCGCTCAAGCCAGGCGAGGCCACGGACTCGGCGGGTGTGGCGTACGTGGTGGTGGACCGGGTGAAGCTCGCGCCGGGGCAGCTCGGGCGGGTGACGGCGGCGGTGGAGTCCGCGTGGGCCCAGTCCAATGGCGAGGCGGTGGCCTTCACGCCGGCGGGTCCGCGGCGCATCCGCCGGGGGCTCGTGTGTCCCAAGTGCTCGCGCGAGTTCGAGCCGGCCCGGCCCGGCCTCTTCAGCTACCAGTCGCCCACGGGCGCGTGCCCCACGTGCCGGGGCTTCGGCCGGACCATCGGCATCGACTGGGACAAGGTCATCCCCAACCCGAACCTGAGCCTCGCCAAGGGCGCCATCCGCCCCTGGTCGGGCAAGACGTCCGAGTGGGAGCGCAAGATGCTGGGCAACTACGCGCGCCAGCACCGCATCCCCATGGACGTGCCCTGGGGACAGCTCACCCCGGAGCAGCGCGAGCGGGTGTTGCAGGGCGAGGGCGACTACGACGGCGGGCGCGTGTACCCGGGCGTGCGCGCATGGTTCCGCTGGATGGAGAGCCGCACGTACAAGATGCACGTGCGGGTGCTGCTCTCACGCTACCGCGCCTATACGCTGTGCGAGAGCTGCAAGGGCGCGCGCCTCAACGAGGCCGCCCTGGCGTGGCGCGTGGGCGGGTTGGACCTGGCGGCGTGGCATGGGCTGGAGCTGGCCGACGCGCGCACGCGCCTGGAGTCGCTGCGCACCCACACGGGCCAGGGCGAGCTGGTGCGCCGCGAGCTGGCGGCCCGTCTGGGTTACCTCTCGCGGGTGGGGTTGGGCTACCTGACCCTGGATAGACCCGCGCGCACGCTGTCCGGAGGCGAGGCGCAGCGCGTGTCGCTCACGGCGGCGTTGGGCACCTCGCTCACCGGTGCGCTCTTCGTGCTGGACGAGCCCACGGTGGGACTGCACCCCGCGGACGTGGGGCCGCTCACGGGCGCCATGGCCGAGCTGGCCACCCGGGGCAACATCGCCCTGGTCATCGAGCATGATCCGCTCGTCATCCGCTCCGCGCACCGGGTGTTGGAGCTGGGGCCAGGGGCGGGCAAGCACGGGGGGCGGCTGTGCTTCGACGGCACGCCCCAGGCGCTGGCCCGGCGCGAGGACCTGCCCACGGGCCGGTTGCTGTCGGGCACCGAGGACGTACAGCGCGTGCCGCGCGCGCGCACCGGCGAGCTGCGGGTGCGCAATGCCCAGGCCCACAACCTCCAGGGCGTCTCCGTGAGCGTGCCGCTCGGCGTGTTGTGCGCCATCACCGGCCCCAGTGGCTCGGGCAAGAGCACCCTGATGGACGAGGTGCTCTACCGGCACCTGGCGCGCGCCCTGGGCGAGAAGGACGCCGAGGTGCCTGGCGAGGCGGATGGCGTGGATGGGCTGGAGGCCATCGAGCGCGTCACCTTCGTGGATCAGTCCCCACTGGGGCGCACCTCGCGCGGCAACGCCGCCACGTACACCAAGGCGTGGGAGCGGCTGCGTGATCGTTTCTCCTCGGAGCCCGAGGCCGAGGCCCGGGGCCTCACGCCGGCGCACTTCTCCTTCAACGTGGACAAGGGCCGCTGCGAGGCGTGCGCCGGCGAGGGCTACGAGACGGTGGAGATGCAGTTCCTCGCGGACGTGTCGCTCTTGTGTCCGGTGTGCCGGGGCCGCCGCTTCAAGGAGGAGGTGCTGGCCATCCGCCACCACGGCTGGTCCGTGGCGGACGTGCTGGAGGCGACCGTGGACGAGGTGCTCCAGCGCTTCGAGGGCGACAAGGTGCTCGCGCGCACGCTTGGGCCCGTGTCCCGGCTGGGGCTCGGCTACCTGAAGCTCGGTCAGCCCCTGTCCACCCTGTCCGGTGGCGAGGCGCAGCGCTTGAAGCTCGCGCGTGCCCTGTCCAGTGAGGCCAAGGGCTCGCTCTTCCTCATCGACGAGCCGAGCGCGGGCCTGCACGACGCCGACGTACGTCAGGTGCTCGCCGCGCTGCACGAACTGGTGGACGAGGGCGCGAGCGTCCTGGTGGTGGACCATGATCTCGTGGTCATGCGGGGCGCGGACTGGATCATCGATCTGGGGCCGGGCGGAGGCCGTCACGGCGGTTTGTTGGTGGCCGAGGGCACGCCGGAGCAGGTAGCCCGCGGCCAGGGGCTCACCGCGGCGGCGCTGCGCGGAGAGCTGGGCACGGCGGCGGCGCCGGTGAAGCGGGGCAAGGACGCGGCCAAGGCCCCCGCGGCCATCGAGGTGGAGCACGCGCGCGAGCACAACCTCCAGGACGTGTCCTGCCGCATTCCGCTGGGGAAGATGACGGTGGTGACGGGGCCGAGCGGCTCGGGCAAGAGCTCGCTCGTGTTCGACGTGGTGTTCGCCGAGGGGCAGCGGCGCTTCATGGAGACGCTCACGCCCTACGCGCGCCAGTTCCTGCCCAGCATGCCGCGCCCGGACGTGGAGCGCATTGGCGGCATTCCGCCCTCCGTGGCGCTCGAGCAGCGCACCTCGCGCGCGGGCTCCACGAGCACCGTGGCCACCGTCACCGAGGTGGCGCACTACCTGCGCCTGCTGTTCGCCAAGCTGGGCCTGCCGCACTGCCCGAATGACGGCGAGCCCATCGCCGCCACCACCGCCGAGGCGCTCTACGCGCAGGTGCTCGCCATGAAAGGGGAGGGCACGCTGCTGGCCCCCGCCGTGCGCGCGCGCAAGGGCACCTATCTGGACGTCTTCACCGCCGCGGCCCGCGCGGGCATCGAGAAGGCGTTCGCGGATGGGAAGGACGTCTCCACCGACCAGCCGCCCCAGCTCGTCAAGACGCGCGAGCACGACATCGATCTGGTGATGTACCAGGGGCGCCTGGCGAAGCTGCCGCGCGAGGTGTTCGACAAGTCGCTCACCTGGGGCAAGGGGGCGTTGAAGGTGCGCACCGCGGGGGCTCGCGAGACGCTCCTGTCCAGCGAGCGCACCTGCCCCGTGTGTGGCTTCTCCGTGCCGGAGATGGATCCGCGCTGGTTCTCCTTCAACACGAAGCAGGGCCGGTGCGAGGCGTGCGAGGGCACGGGCGTGCAGGGCGGCCCGGAGGCGCAGGCCGAGGGGAAGACGGAGCCGTGCCGCACGTGCGAGGGCTCGCGGTTGGAGCCGGTGCCGCGCGCCGTGCGGTTGGAGGGCTCGCGCTACCACGAGGTGGTGCAGCAGTCCGTCACCGCCGCGCTGGCGCAGGTGCGGGAGTGGAAGTTCCGAGGGGATCAGGTGCTCCTGGGCGAGCCCTCGCGCCAGGAGTTGTTGCGGCGCCTGGAGTTCCTGGACCGCGTGGGCCTGGGCTACCTGTCGTTGGATCGCAACGCGGCCACGCTCTCGGGCGGGGAGATGCAGCGGTTGCGGTTGTCGGCGCAGTTGGGCGCGGGCCTCACCGGGGCGATGTACGTGCTGGACGAGCCGACCATCGGCCTGCACCCGCGCGACACGCACCGGCTGTTGAACAACCTGCGCTCGCTCGTGCAGACCGGCTCCACGGTGCTGGTGGTAGAGCACGACACGGACACCATCCGCGCGGCGGACCACCTCATCGAGCTGGGGCCCACGGGAGGCCGGGGCGGCGGACGCATCCTCGCGGAGGGTCCGCCCGATCAGGTGTTGCAGAACGAGGAGGCGCCCACGGCCCGGGCGCTGCGCGAGCCCGCGGTGCAGGCGGCGGTGCCTCGGGGCGAGCCGGAGCGGTGGATAGAGCTCAAGGGGGCGACGGCCCACAACCTCAAGGGCGTGGACCTGCGCATTCCGGTGGGGCGGCTCACCGTGGTGTCGGGCGTGTCGGGCTCGGGCAAGAGCACGCTGGTGCGTCAGGTGTTGTACCCGGCGCTGCGCGAGAAGCTCGGGCTGGTGACGGCGCGTCCGGGGGCCTTCAAGTCCCTGACGGGCGTGGAGGCCATCCGCCGGGTGATGGCGGTGGACCAGTCCCCCATCGGACGCACGCCGCGCTCGGTGCCGGCCACCTTCCTGGGGCTGTGGGACGAGCTGCGCCGGGCCTTCGCGGCGACTCCGGAGGCGAAAGTGCGCGGCTTCGGACCCACGCGCTTCTCGTTCAATTCGACTTCGGGTGGGCGGTGCACGGCGTGCGAGGGGCAGGGGGCCATTTCCCACGAGATGTCCTTCCTGCCGGACGTCGTCACCCCGTGCGAGGTGTGTGGGGGGGCGCGCTTCGACGCGGCGACGCTGGAGGTGCGCTACCACGGGTTGACCATTGGAGACGCGCTGCGCCTGTCGGCGGACGAGGCGAAGGACGTCTTCCATGCCCTGCCCAAGGTGGCGGCGCCGCTCACGTGCCTGTCGGACCTGGGAGTGGGCTACCTGCAACTGGGCCAGGGCTCCAACACGCTGTCGGGCGGCGAGGCGCAGCGGTTGAAGCTGGCGGCGGAGCTCACGGCGAGCACGCGTCACGAGCCCACGCTGTACGTGCTGGACGAGCCCACCACGGGCCTGCACCTGGGGGACGTGTCGAAGCTCATCGCCTTTCTGCACCGGCTGGTGGACCGGGGGGACACGCTGGTGGTCATCGAGCACCACCCGAGCGTCATCGCGTCGGCGGACTACGTGGTGGAGCTGGGGCCGGAGGGAGGCGAGGAGGGAGGAACGCGGGTGGCGGAGGGGACGCCGCGCGAGGTGTCCCGGCTGAAGACGGCCACGGGCCGGGTGCTGCGCTCGGTGTTCTCCGCGGACGAGCCCTTCCGCAAGGCCGCGCGAGGCCGGTAG
- a CDS encoding tetratricopeptide repeat protein encodes MSDGIHELEERFELLGPLDESVGPARRISRQRSADLIQGALAAALPTAPAPTPPRKLPWKGVLVTSTCLGVMSAAAATGYSLWAHRTPKAGAPQEVASVQVAPPPAAPVAPEPLPEAAPSEKVVAEPPAPPVARTGPTPVASEPEDLLRRANERRAAGQWREAEALYLRVIQSSPGTTSAYVAQVASGGLRLEHLGDAKGALRQYQQALRAKPRGMLSEEALQGVAESWRALGDTEHEAQALEKLLAAHPDSLLAGSARRRLDDLRKVPQ; translated from the coding sequence ATGAGTGACGGGATCCACGAACTGGAAGAGCGCTTCGAACTGCTCGGGCCTCTGGACGAAAGCGTCGGGCCCGCCAGGCGGATTTCCCGCCAACGCTCCGCCGACCTCATCCAGGGAGCCCTGGCGGCGGCGCTCCCCACCGCCCCCGCGCCCACGCCCCCGAGGAAACTCCCCTGGAAGGGCGTGCTGGTCACGAGCACGTGCCTGGGGGTGATGAGCGCGGCGGCCGCCACGGGCTATAGCTTGTGGGCGCATCGCACGCCCAAGGCAGGGGCGCCCCAGGAGGTGGCCTCGGTGCAGGTGGCCCCCCCGCCCGCCGCTCCGGTCGCTCCCGAGCCGCTCCCCGAAGCAGCGCCTTCCGAGAAGGTGGTGGCGGAGCCCCCGGCGCCTCCGGTGGCGCGCACCGGGCCCACGCCCGTCGCCTCGGAGCCGGAGGATCTGCTGCGCCGGGCCAATGAACGCCGGGCCGCGGGACAATGGCGGGAGGCGGAGGCACTCTACCTGCGCGTCATCCAGTCCTCGCCGGGGACGACGTCGGCCTACGTCGCCCAGGTGGCCTCCGGCGGGCTGCGGCTGGAGCACCTGGGAGACGCGAAAGGCGCCCTGCGCCAGTACCAGCAGGCGCTGCGCGCGAAGCCCCGCGGCATGTTGAGCGAGGAGGCCCTGCAGGGCGTGGCCGAGTCCTGGCGAGCCCTCGGGGACACCGAGCACGAAGCCCAGGCCCTGGAGAAGTTGCTCGCCGCGCATCCGGACTCCCTGCTCGCCGGGAGCGCGCGGCGCCGCCTGGACGACCTGCGCAAGGTCCCCCAGTAG
- a CDS encoding RNA polymerase sigma factor: protein MRATTRGRQEALPSEESRIQAVIEGRRDAAESLLTELLPRVRNLVRYLVRGDHDVDDIAQEALIAILRGLPTWRREGSFKSWSDRVVARTTFAAMRKVRTMESEPEAEPMELTVVSEEALPDDYVFRRDMVRLMDELSDEQRHALVLHYVLEMSVPEMTEELGIPFETVRSRLRLGRANLRALYARESGTSGGAE from the coding sequence ATGAGGGCGACGACGCGGGGACGCCAGGAGGCGCTTCCCTCCGAGGAAAGCCGCATCCAAGCGGTCATCGAGGGGCGGCGCGACGCGGCCGAGTCCTTGTTGACGGAATTGTTGCCCCGGGTGCGCAACCTCGTGCGCTACCTGGTGCGCGGAGATCATGACGTGGATGACATCGCCCAGGAGGCTCTGATCGCCATCCTGCGTGGACTGCCGACGTGGCGCCGCGAGGGCTCCTTCAAATCCTGGTCGGACCGGGTGGTTGCCCGGACCACCTTCGCCGCGATGCGGAAGGTGCGTACCATGGAGAGCGAGCCGGAAGCCGAGCCCATGGAGCTCACGGTGGTCTCGGAGGAGGCACTCCCGGACGATTACGTGTTCCGCCGGGACATGGTACGGCTGATGGATGAACTCTCCGACGAGCAGCGCCACGCGCTGGTGCTGCATTACGTCCTGGAGATGAGCGTGCCGGAGATGACCGAGGAGTTGGGCATTCCCTTCGAGACGGTGCGCAGCCGGCTGCGTCTGGGACGGGCCAACCTCCGGGCGCTCTACGCACGGGAGTCGGGCACGAGCGGGGGTGCGGAATGA
- a CDS encoding DUF7305 domain-containing protein has product MRWTHGLVLLAVTGACSVDDSVAILPEPDRAGYCASGEQTRLVEDGATGREICGGRLASRVFTRALCSCGELVVSASSALDAFRGSLGPGSAGGAGASVGANGGVQLTSELRVSGSLQAGDPGLALGAALLSIQGELRDAGRLQGASSTVRVGGDAWVAGDIELQELTVEGVLSHPAERRLTVPQPPSRVRREPVGPFAPPCSCDTPEDVGAYVKNHVAAHHNADIGLAVDALADFSGDAALELPCGRFYLTRVHGAGSLLLRVTGRAALLVDGDVDVGGLDVQLDEGAELDLLVAGGVSARGPVRMGSPGFPSHLRVYVAGAFDLDAGDPWNTLPESSELAGNFYLPRANLDLSRRAELSGSVFAQRVAASAGLFIHYDLDVQGLGERCPD; this is encoded by the coding sequence ATGCGCTGGACCCACGGACTCGTTCTGCTCGCCGTCACGGGGGCCTGCTCCGTGGACGACTCCGTGGCGATCCTGCCCGAGCCCGATCGGGCCGGGTATTGCGCCTCGGGGGAGCAGACCCGGCTGGTGGAGGATGGCGCGACGGGGCGGGAGATCTGCGGGGGGCGCCTGGCGTCCCGGGTGTTCACGCGGGCGTTGTGCTCCTGTGGGGAGCTGGTGGTCAGTGCTTCCTCGGCTCTGGATGCCTTCCGGGGTTCCCTGGGTCCTGGGAGCGCGGGTGGAGCCGGGGCGTCCGTGGGCGCCAATGGGGGCGTCCAGTTGACGTCGGAGCTGAGGGTGAGTGGCTCGCTCCAGGCGGGAGACCCGGGCCTCGCCCTGGGCGCCGCGCTCCTGTCCATCCAGGGCGAGTTGCGCGACGCGGGCCGGCTTCAGGGCGCTTCCTCCACGGTGCGGGTGGGTGGGGATGCGTGGGTCGCGGGGGATATCGAACTCCAGGAGCTGACGGTGGAGGGTGTCCTGTCGCATCCCGCGGAGCGGCGCCTGACCGTGCCGCAGCCGCCCTCGCGCGTGCGGCGTGAGCCGGTGGGCCCGTTCGCGCCGCCCTGCTCCTGCGACACCCCCGAGGACGTGGGCGCCTATGTGAAGAATCACGTGGCGGCCCATCACAACGCCGACATCGGGTTGGCGGTGGACGCGTTGGCGGACTTCTCCGGGGACGCGGCCCTGGAACTGCCGTGCGGGCGTTTCTACCTGACGCGGGTTCACGGTGCGGGCTCGCTTCTTCTTCGCGTGACGGGGCGGGCGGCGCTGCTCGTGGATGGGGACGTGGACGTGGGCGGGCTCGACGTACAACTGGACGAGGGGGCGGAGTTGGATCTCCTCGTCGCGGGTGGCGTGTCCGCGCGCGGGCCCGTGCGGATGGGCTCGCCCGGGTTCCCCTCTCACCTGCGGGTGTACGTGGCGGGCGCCTTCGATCTTGATGCCGGGGATCCGTGGAACACCCTGCCCGAGTCCAGCGAGCTGGCGGGCAACTTCTATCTTCCCCGAGCGAACCTGGACCTGAGCCGGCGCGCGGAGCTCTCCGGCTCGGTGTTCGCCCAGCGCGTGGCGGCCTCGGCGGGCCTGTTCATCCACTACGACCTGGATGTGCAGGGGTTGGGCGAGCGCTGCCCGGATTAG
- a CDS encoding SGNH/GDSL hydrolase family protein encodes MSVLSLRYVALGDSSGVGVGARQGGYVEHLFQRLRRTRTGVGLLNLAVSGATSATVLSGQLPRALRSSPHLVTLGVGINDLWRGVTPEQFESHFDSLARGLVSTGAAVVVSNLPDMSLAPVARLAANFLPLPLIAQRIGHFNAAVERVVARHGLIGVDLHTPSRVELPGSPDYFSADGFHPSDTGYVRMAEHFWPAVQRVSERIGEATRATG; translated from the coding sequence ATGAGCGTACTCTCCCTGAGATATGTGGCCCTGGGTGATTCTTCTGGCGTGGGTGTGGGCGCGCGCCAGGGTGGTTACGTGGAGCACCTCTTCCAACGGCTGCGCCGCACTCGCACCGGTGTGGGTCTGCTCAACCTGGCCGTGAGCGGAGCCACCAGCGCCACCGTCCTGTCCGGCCAACTGCCCCGGGCCCTGCGGTCCTCGCCCCACCTCGTGACGCTCGGGGTGGGCATCAATGACCTGTGGCGCGGCGTGACGCCCGAGCAGTTCGAGTCCCACTTCGACTCGCTCGCGCGAGGACTCGTGTCCACGGGCGCGGCGGTGGTCGTCTCCAACCTGCCGGACATGTCCCTGGCCCCCGTGGCCCGGCTGGCGGCGAACTTCCTTCCCCTGCCCCTCATCGCGCAGCGCATCGGCCACTTCAACGCGGCGGTGGAGCGCGTGGTGGCCCGTCATGGGCTCATCGGGGTGGACCTCCACACCCCCAGCCGCGTGGAGCTGCCCGGCAGCCCCGACTACTTCTCGGCCGACGGCTTCCACCCGTCCGACACGGGCTATGTGCGCATGGCCGAGCACTTCTGGCCCGCCGTGCAGCGGGTCTCCGAGCGCATCGGCGAGGCCACGCGCGCCACGGGGTGA
- a CDS encoding anti-sigma factor family protein — protein MSVCQHMDESLTLFAAGALDPQEEARVRAHLDTCADCRHEVTALQDTLGLAAQPALSPREQTVLEALPQTTVSRWRRDQVQRAAHLRTTGLLMAAAAVLLLLLGPVVSPRRPAPSTPHASTETTFSTEEDVLAMEQWALADPLSDALDLTDVDLEDAQEATGSWDVEADDFLSSTPYGESL, from the coding sequence ATGAGCGTGTGCCAGCACATGGATGAATCGTTGACCCTGTTCGCCGCGGGAGCCCTGGACCCCCAGGAAGAAGCTCGGGTGCGCGCGCACCTGGACACCTGCGCCGACTGCCGCCACGAGGTGACCGCTCTCCAGGACACCCTGGGCCTCGCCGCGCAGCCTGCCCTCTCGCCCCGGGAGCAGACCGTCCTGGAGGCCCTCCCCCAGACCACGGTGAGCCGCTGGCGCCGGGACCAGGTCCAGCGGGCGGCACACCTGCGCACCACGGGCCTCCTGATGGCGGCGGCCGCCGTGCTCCTGCTCCTGCTGGGTCCCGTGGTGTCACCCCGGAGGCCCGCCCCCTCCACGCCCCACGCCTCCACCGAGACCACATTCTCCACCGAGGAGGACGTCCTCGCGATGGAGCAATGGGCGCTGGCGGATCCGCTGTCCGACGCGCTCGACCTGACGGACGTGGATCTGGAGGATGCCCAGGAGGCCACCGGCTCCTGGGACGTCGAGGCCGATGACTTCCTGTCTTCCACCCCCTACGGAGAGTCGCTGTGA
- a CDS encoding RNA polymerase sigma factor, which yields MRLQEAALTPGDEALCRAFLAGDEAAFGTLVDRHRALVFSLMRRYASSPEDAADLTQQAFLRALEASRRVFSRWSPSGPVPFRAWLIRIALNLAKNHARQGRRWLRAVELPETEAPEESAQESLERAERERAVRAAVLTLPRRQREVLTLRVDAGLGFRDIAESLGITETNAKVNFHHAVKRLREHMAETSEEERP from the coding sequence TTGCGGCTACAGGAAGCCGCCCTCACGCCCGGAGACGAGGCGCTCTGCCGCGCCTTCCTGGCGGGCGACGAAGCGGCCTTTGGCACCCTGGTGGATCGCCACCGGGCGCTGGTGTTCTCGCTCATGCGCCGCTACGCCTCGAGCCCCGAGGACGCGGCGGACCTGACCCAACAGGCCTTCCTGCGCGCCCTCGAGGCCTCGCGCCGGGTCTTCTCCCGCTGGAGCCCCTCGGGGCCCGTGCCCTTCCGGGCCTGGCTCATCCGCATCGCGCTCAACCTGGCGAAGAACCATGCCCGTCAGGGGCGGCGCTGGCTCCGGGCCGTGGAACTCCCCGAGACCGAGGCGCCCGAGGAGTCCGCCCAGGAGTCCCTGGAGCGAGCCGAACGGGAGAGGGCGGTGCGCGCGGCGGTGCTCACCCTGCCCCGCCGCCAGCGCGAGGTGCTGACGCTCCGGGTGGACGCCGGGCTGGGCTTCCGCGATATCGCCGAGTCGCTCGGCATCACCGAGACGAACGCGAAGGTGAATTTCCATCACGCCGTGAAGCGCCTGCGCGAGCACATGGCCGAAACGTCCGAGGAGGAGCGCCCATGA
- a CDS encoding TIGR02265 family protein, whose translation MATDSGVARIKGSVLISRLNLLAKQPGTKRLEVLQRLPPADRKVLDGVILPIGWYPMELNLRLDAAIAMVLSPRDRTKAFVDMGRASAEENLKGPHHVFLRQGDPHFLLSHAQEIYRLYYAVGLRSYEKTGSHGGVLRTLGAESVTEADCLTIIGWYLRAIELSGGRDVRVEHTKCRARGNDCCEYVCSWAL comes from the coding sequence ATGGCAACGGATAGCGGGGTCGCGCGTATCAAGGGCAGCGTTTTGATCTCGCGCCTCAACCTGCTGGCGAAACAACCTGGAACGAAGCGCCTCGAGGTCCTTCAGCGGCTGCCTCCGGCGGACCGCAAGGTCCTCGACGGCGTCATTCTCCCCATCGGCTGGTATCCCATGGAGTTGAACCTCCGGCTGGACGCGGCCATCGCCATGGTGCTCTCGCCGAGGGATCGCACCAAGGCCTTCGTCGACATGGGCCGGGCCTCGGCGGAGGAGAACCTGAAGGGACCCCACCACGTGTTCCTCCGCCAGGGGGATCCACACTTCCTGCTCAGCCACGCGCAGGAAATCTACCGCCTCTACTACGCGGTGGGCTTGCGCTCGTACGAGAAGACCGGCTCGCACGGCGGCGTGTTGCGCACCCTGGGCGCCGAGAGCGTCACCGAGGCGGATTGCCTCACCATCATCGGCTGGTACCTGCGGGCCATCGAGCTGAGCGGAGGCCGCGACGTGCGCGTCGAGCACACGAAGTGCCGCGCCCGTGGTAACGACTGTTGTGAGTACGTCTGCTCCTGGGCGCTCTGA